The following proteins come from a genomic window of Ruminococcaceae bacterium R-25:
- a CDS encoding membrane protease YdiL (CAAX protease family): MKGLLRGIGYFLLYMVFTIVIQVALSFVIIHIAAGIGITGQAEIEDFANKNILGMTIVSGILTILFLYLIFKIPKKDIRNEWKLNSFAFRDIIKTCVLTFSLSSVFSLLTLNADIENSRLIASSAEYYSSMVPFLGTVLMILNLLVIAPIAEELALRGIVYTRIEKKSNHIVAIIVSAVLFGLMHFMAGGIILVAGTAIMGLVFGLLIYKYKSLWVCIIAHICANLPDFIYTKERMTSYGVKIGLICVFSVAFLAVLVWIFREKSANN; encoded by the coding sequence ATGAAGGGATTACTTAGAGGAATAGGATATTTTTTGTTATACATGGTATTTACCATAGTTATTCAAGTTGCGCTGTCTTTTGTTATCATTCATATCGCAGCCGGTATAGGAATCACCGGACAGGCAGAGATAGAGGACTTTGCGAATAAGAATATCCTGGGCATGACTATCGTGTCAGGAATACTAACCATTTTATTCTTGTATCTTATATTTAAGATTCCCAAGAAAGATATCAGAAATGAATGGAAGCTGAACAGCTTTGCTTTTCGAGATATTATAAAAACATGTGTGCTAACATTTTCCTTATCAAGTGTATTCTCCCTTTTGACACTAAATGCGGACATTGAGAATTCAAGATTGATTGCTTCTTCGGCAGAATATTATTCGTCAATGGTACCGTTTTTGGGAACAGTACTTATGATCCTTAATCTTCTTGTTATTGCTCCGATTGCTGAAGAGTTAGCATTAAGAGGAATCGTTTATACCCGCATCGAAAAGAAATCAAACCATATTGTAGCGATAATCGTAAGCGCTGTATTGTTTGGTCTGATGCATTTTATGGCCGGCGGAATCATACTTGTTGCAGGTACAGCAATAATGGGATTGGTCTTCGGATTATTGATTTATAAATACAAATCACTATGGGTCTGTATAATTGCTCACATATGTGCTAACTTACCTGACTTTATCTATACCAAAGAACGCATGACTTCATACGGAGTGAAGATCGGACTGATATGTGTTTTCAGTGTTGCATTTTTAGCTGTTCTGGTTTGGATATTCAGAGAAAAAAGTGCAAATAATTAG